AGGCTCCTTTGGCTCTGTTTTGTCTCAGCCGATTATCAATGCTCCGCAAGCTGCGATTCTTAGTGTCGAATCCATTGTGAAACGCCCTGTCGTCATTAACGACATGATTGCAGTGCGTTCTATGGTTAATCTGTGCATGTCCTTGGATCACCGCGTGCTGGATGGTCTGGTTTGCGGGCGATTCCTGCAGAGTGTGAAACAAAAGCTTGAGAATGTAGGACCGGATACAAAGCTGTACTAGAGTGTCGAAAAACCAGGTCAAGCAAAGACCTGGTTTTTTTGATAAAAGAATCACCAAAAAAATTTTCCAAATGGATCATTTCGTATGTAACTTTTTCCGAGTCATCTTCGTCTTAACAATTGGAGCCAGGAAGTCTCATAAATGACATAGAAATGATTCCCACCTGATAGCATTTGTGGTAGACTGGTAGCGTCATGCTAGAGGGTTTTCCAGATTAACGGTAATTATGGGAGGAAAAACATGGAGAAAAGTAAAAAAGCACTACCAATAGTGCTGGCATCAGCGCTGGCAGCTACACCTTTTGTTGCAGTACCGCAAGCATATGCTATTGAAAAATTGGATGTATCAGCTGACAACGATGGTGCTGGGAAAGAAAGTGACTATGATATTAAATTCACGCTTGAAGAAGACCTGTCGAGTGGAGATACCATCACAGTTGAGTTCGATGATGATTTCGATGTGGATAAAAAGATCAGTAAAAAAGATATTTCCGGTATAGATGTCAAAAAAGTTGAAGTGGATGACAATGAAGTGATCATCACGGTGGATGAGGATTTTGATGAAGGAGATAAAATCTCATTTACCATTAAAAACGGGATCACCAATCCTGATGATAAAGGTACATATGATGTAAAAGTAGAAACCGAAAATGAGAGCTCTGACACAGACGAAGTTGAGATCAAAAAAAGCAGCTCCAGCAGCAGTAGTAAGTCTAAAAACGATTACAGCGTTACGCTGAGCAGCAAAGCAGCAGGCGATAAAGTAAGCCTCAAGCTCGGCAAAATTTCTCTGAAGGGTAGCGATGAGCTGGAGACGAACTCCACCATTACCGTCACTTTCCCAGAGAAAGGCATGCTGCCTTCGAGCATTGATGAAGACGATGTAAAGGTAAACGGTACGAAAGCGAAATCCGTTAGTGTTAGCGGTAGCTCGGTAGATATCAAGATTCCGAGTGGAGCAGACTCAGATGATTACATTACGTTGGAATTTGACAAAGCTGCTGGCATTGAGAATCCAAGTTCCGGTGACAAATATGTTATCAAAGTGAAATACGATGGTACGACATATGAGTCAGACACATTCGAAATTACGAAAAACGGCTCCAGCTCAAACGCTTCTGACAGCTTTACGGTTAATCTGTCTGATCCAGGAGTAGGAGCTCGCACTAGCTACACGTTTGATGCTGACTTCGGCAGCAAAGAGTTGAAAGAAGATGGAGAATTGATTCTTGAGTTCCCGTCGTCGGATATGGTACCGGGCATTTTGACAGCATCCGACTTCTTGATCAACGGGAAAGCAGCGAGGAAAGCAACTGCAGTCGGAAATAGAGTCGCCTTGGTTGCACCAACAGGCTTCAAAGCGACTAGCAAAGTGAAGGTTGAAGTTACTTACGGAGCGTGGATTTCGAATCCAAAAACGGCTGGCAGCTACACGTTGAAGGCTACTGTTTCCGGAAGAACTTTGGAATCCAAATCCTTCAGCATCGGTGGCTCTTCGGTGACCCCGACGCCAACCAATCCGACGCCTACTAACCCAACAACTCCAGTACCTACACCAAATACTGGTGTTAACAATAGCACCGCAACCATCGCATTGACACAAAATGCACTTGGCAAGCAGACGGGTGTGAATGTAGCAATCAAAGGAATGGGTGTTGGTCTGCAAAAGCAGCGTGATTTCATCGAGATCGTATTCCCAGTGGGCTACAAGGTACCGGCTTATATCGCGCCAGCTAACATCTCTGTGAATGGTGTAGGTTCGAATTTCGTTGCCGTTCGTGGACAAAACGTTCTGATTTATCCGTCTCAGGATATTCCTGCGGCAACAAACGCTAACATCGTGATCAATCCAGCAGCGAACATCGTAAACCCTGCTGTGAAAAACACATATAGCATTAGCGTATTTACGTCCGAAGAAAGAGGTTTGTTGTTTTCTCGTATTGTTGGTGTAGGAATGCCTACCCCGGCTCAAACAAAGCCTGTAACGACAACACCACAACAGCCGCAACAACCATCGACTACTATTCCAATGAACTCGGCTGCCTTTAAAGTGAATGCAGCAAACTTCACCCTGCATGGAAAAACGTATCCTCTCTCTGTAGCTCCTTACATTGATGGAAATACGACCATGGTTCCAGCTCAATTCTTTAAAGAAGCACTGGCACTGACTACGCAATGGAACAATTCAAGTGTTGCTGTTATCAGTGGAACCAAAGTCGTGAAGTTTACAGTTGGGTCGAAAACAGCAAAAGTAGGGAAAACAGATATTCAACTGCCAACACCTGTTGTCCTCAAAAACGGCATGCCAATGATTCCAATCCGCACAGTAACGGATAATCTTGGTTACAAAGTTGGCTGGGATGCGAAAACTTCCAGCGTATACGTTTATAAATAAAAACGAGCTAGGACAAAAGAAAAACCCCTTTCCGCTTTTTGGTCGGAAAGGGGTTTTCATTGTTTTATCACTCGTTTATTGAAAGTAAAAAAACGTGGGAACGATGAGTGAGAGTATTAGAATGCCGATCAGGATTTTGGCAAAGAGCGATTGGTGTCTCATTCTAATCAAACCTCCTTTCAAGGTAGAGGAAATTATCAGGTGATTCTGTAAGTGGCTGTGCTAGAATGAAGAAAAGGATATCATTGGCTTTCTTTTTTTGCCCATGCTGAAATTGTACCGAATTGCAGCCAATGAGACAACCACTTACAAAAGGATGATCATTCATGAGCGCACCGAAAAAAATTGCCCATATCGGCATTGCGGTAAAAAGCTTGGATAAGACGCTTCCCTTTTATACCGAGCAATTGGGATTGGAGTTGGTTGGAACCGAAATCGTAGAGAGCGAACAAGTACAGGTGGCATTTTTAAAGATCGGCGAAAGTCATATTGAATTACTAGAGCCGTTGAGTGATGAGAGTCCGATAGCAAAATTTATGGAAAAGCGCGGAGAAGGCATCCACCACATTGCTTTTGATGTAGATGATGTTACGGCTCGGTTAGCCACATTAAAAGAGCAAGGTGTACCCCTTATTCACGAGATCCCCAAAGCGGGTGCGCACGATGCGTTGATTGGATTTTTGCATCCGAAGGCAGCAAATGGCGTTTTGTATGAGCTGTGCCAATATCCGAAAGAATCATAGGCGTTTACGTAGTAGAAAAAATTTTTTTGCGGTATACTGGAACTTGTGAATATGTACCAAAATCGGGCAGTACAATCAGGAGGTAACGAGTGTGAGTACGATCAACCAAGAGCGTTTGTTAAATGAATTTTTGGAGCTCGTCCAGATTGACAGTGAAACGAAGAACGAAGCAGAGATCAACAAGGTGCTCAAAGAAAAACTGATTGAGATGGGCTTTACCGTAGAAGAGGATGACGCAGCAGCGAAAACCGGACATGGTGCCAACAATCTGATCGCAACGTTGGAGGGAACTGGAAAAGGCCCAACCATCCTGTTTAGCAGCCATATGGATACGGTCGTACCAGGAAACGGAATCAAGCCTCAAATTCGCGATGGCTACATTTATTCTGATGGAACAACGATCCTCGGTGCAGATGACAAAGCAGGAATCGCGGCGATCTTTGAAGGTATTCGCAGCTTGAAAGAGCAAAACCTGCCACATCCAACGATCCAAGTTGTATTGACTGTGGGAGAAGAGTCCGGACTTGTTGGTTCCCGCGCAATGGATTCCAGCCTGCTGAAGGCAGAGATGGGCTTCATCCTCGATTCGGAAGGTCCAGTTGGAAAAATTACAGTAGCTGGTGCTGGTCAATACCGCATCGTAACTAAAATCCACGGCAAAGCAGCGCATGCAGGTGTGAATCCAGAGGATGGCATCAGTGCTATAACGGTTGCTAGTAAAGCTATTTCCCGTATGCCGTTGGGCCGTATCGATGCAGACACAACAGCAAACATCGGTCGCTTTGAAGGTGGAAAAGCGTACAATATCGTAACGGATTATGTGGAAATTTGGTCCGAGGCTCGCAGCTTGGTAATGGACAAGTTGGAAGCGCAAGTGAAGAAAATGACAACAGCATTTGAAGAAGTGGCAGCTGAGATGGGTGCGACTTGCGAAAATGAGGTTATTTTTATGTACCACGGCTACAAATTCAACGAAGAAACGCCAGTTGTACAAAAAGCGATTGCGGCAGTTAAACGTGTAGACCGCAATCCTGAGCTGGTTGCAAGCGGTGGCGGAAGCGACGGTAACGTATTTAACGGCTACAACGTGCCAAGCGTAAACTTTGCTATTGGCTATGAAGAAATCCATACAAAAAACGAGCGCATGCCAATCGCTGAATTGAACAAAGCGGCTGAGCTGGTGCTTGCTGTGATTGCAGAAGTACAAGAGTAACCTAAAGAGGTCGGAATCTCCTTGCGAGGGGTTCCGGCCTTTTTGTTCGTTCGTTTACTTGTTTGCATGATTGAGACAACCACTGTTCATCATAGACTGAATAGAAAGCTCGGGGACGAGGCAGGAATGAAAGGGGGAGACTGAGTGCTCCGTTTGGTGGTAGGGACGGTCCAAAAAGTTCTGGAAAAGCAAAAAGGGATGCAGATACTCGAAGTCCGGATAGAATCGGTTGCGGGATTCAAAATGGAGAGAGTGCTGTCTTTTTTGCAGGAGGATTATAAAAGTGGCGATTTACTTTTGATCAATACAACCGCTGTTCGCCTTGAATTGGGGACAGGTGGTTATCACTTTGTCGTAGGAAAGGTCACACAACCAGAGGAAACGGATGTCCTTCCGAATGAGTGGGGGCATGTCATGAAAATGCGCTATTCGCCATGGCAGCTCGCGGTTGATTCGGTAGAAGAACAGGCCAGTCCTTACCACTATTTGTTTCTGCAAGAAGACTTATCCTTGGAAGGTACTCCTGTTTTGATCAGCGAGCTGCACAGTCTTCTACCGGTTGCTGTCCTTGCCCTGCGTAAAAAAAATCCAAATGCCCGTATCGTATATGTGATGCCGGACGGCGCATCTTTGCCGATTGCCTTGAGCCAGCACGTCCATCTATTAAAAGCAATCGGGGGCTTGGATGCGACAGTGACGACTGGTCATGCGTGGGGCGGAGATCGTGAGTCTTTGACGATTCATAGTGGCTTATTGGCAGCACGCCAAGTAGAGCATGCCGATATCATAATTTGTATGCTGGGACCTGGGGTAGCTGGTACGGGTACATCTTATGGCTTCTCGGGAATTCAGTTAGCTGAGGTCATTCATGCCGTATCCACTCTTGGAGGAATACCCTTTTTTATTCCCAGAATCAGCTTTGGGGACCAACGTGCCAGACATTACGGTGTCAGTCACCATACCATATCGATCGTAAACAGATTTGCTCTTTGCCCTGCTCTGGTTACAATCCCGATTTTCGGGGATGAAAGAGATGAAGTCCTTTCGTGGCAAATGAAGACAATAGAAGTTGGGGAGAAGCACATTTTTATCAAGGGAAAAGTCCCAGACCTGTCAGAACTGGCATCACTGGAAAAGGGGTATGGCTTGTCCTTTTCTACAATGGGGCGGAATTGGCAAGAGGACCCTGCGCCTTTTCAAACGGCATGGATGGCAGCCGATTTTGTAGGAAACAGTCTGGGCTATATCGTCCAAACCGTTAACGACGTCCCGCATTTGCCCGTCTCAGCAAGTACTCTTGAAGGGTTGCGTCTTTATTTGACCAGGAACGAAGCGCAGCCTTGATCTCCCAAGCTTTCCCTACCATACGCAATTGCTTTTCGCTAACATATGTTTTCATTCATGATCTCCTCCGATACAATAAGGTGGACAAGCTCTATGCTCCCAACTTATGGAGGGAATCGACGATTTAGAACGACTTCACGAAAAAAGGATGATGACGACCGTGAGTAAATATGATCACTTATATGAAAAAACCATTTCGAGTCAACCGATTTATGACGGAAGAATTATCAAGGTCAAGGTAGATGAGGTACTTCTGCCAAATGGCAACACAGCGAAGCGAGAAATCGTGAATCACCAAGGAGCGGTTGCTGTATTGCCGATAACAGATGATAACAAAATGGTTGTGGTTCGACAGTTCCGCAAGCCATTGGAGCGTACGATTGTAGAAATCCCAGCGGGAAAACTGGAGCCAGGGGAAGAGCCGCTCGCATGTGCAATTCGCGAGCTGGAGGAAGAGACAGGCTACGTTGCGAGTCAGTACACACCGCTTAGCTCTTTTTACACATCGCCAGGCTTCGCGGATGAAATATTACATGTTTTTGTGGCTACTGGTTTGAAAAAAGGAGAAAGCAAGCCAGACGAGGATGAGTTTGTTGATGTGCTGGAAGTGACACTAGAAGAAGCACATGCTCTGCATCAAAGTGGAGAAATTCGAGATGCCAAGACAGTAGTGGCATTGTTTGCATGGGAAAACAAAATGCTGCGTGAGCGTCGCTAGTACCATGCTTACCTCGTATTTTTGTGACATGCATATTCACATCGGTGGTACGTGGACGGGTAAACCTGTGAAAATAACGGCTTCTCGCCAAATGACTCTCACCAAAATTTTGGAGGAGGCCTCAGATAAAAAAGGGATGGATGTCATTGGGATTATCGATGCACATTCGCCGGAGGTTCAGGATGAGCTGGTAGATCTGTTGGAAAAGGGATTAGCGACTGAACAGGCGGATGGAGGAATTTCCTACAAAGATACGTTGTTAATCTTGGGGTGCGAAGTAGAAATCAAAGAGCCAGGACGTGGTGCAGCTCATTTTCTCGTTTATTTGCCGAAGCTGCAAGAAATGAAGCAATTTACCGCATGGCTGTCTGAACGCTGCAAAAATGTGCAATTAAGCTCTCAGCGTATTTACACCTCACTAAGGGAATTGCAAGCCTGTGTCCACCAATTGCAGGGCCTTATGATCCCGGCCCATATTTTTACGCCACATAAAGGGATGTACGGAAGTTGTACAGATGCGATGGCAGAAGTGCTTGATCCTTCGCTCGTTTATGCGGTTGAGCTGGGATTGAGCGCCAATACCACAATGGCGGACCGCATATCCGAGCTCCATGACAAAACCTTTCTCACAAACTCAGATGCCCATTCTCTGGCGAAGATAGGCCGGGAATATCAAGCGATGCATATGCAAGAGCGTTCTTTCGCAGAGTGGGTGAAAGCGATTAAGCGCATCGGTGGAAGAGGGGTTCATGTGAATTATGGTCTGCATCCCGAGCTTGGAAAGTACCATCAAACGGCTTGCCAAGGGTGCCAGTCCTTACTCGCGGCGGATGCCTCAGGCAAATGTCCGGAATGCGGCTTCCAACGAATTGTGCGAGGGGTTGCAGCGCGTATTGATCAGCTGGCGGATGTAGAGGCTGGCCAGCATCCGACGTTCCGTCCTCCTTATATCGAGCAAATCCCGTTGGAATTCATTCCGGGAGTTGGTCCGAAATTATTGGATAAGCTGTATCGGTCGTTTGGTACACAGATGAACGTGCTGCATCGTGCGACCGAAGAAGAGCTCACCCATGTGGTCGGCGAGAAAATCGCTTCACTTATCGTACAAGCACGAGAGGGAAAGCTCTCCATTCAAAAGGGCGGAGCCGGTACTTACGGGAAAATCGTCCCGATGTAGGTTGTCATAGGGTGGAACTCGTCCGCATAAGCTGTACAGTAATCAGCCAAGCGGGAGGCGACGAAGCGTGCGTTCACGAGTCGGACAAACTATCCAATCCTATGCGAAAGAGCATCAGTCACTCTACTGGTTCACGATCGTCCTGTTTACGATGGGCATTATTTTCGGAGCCGTCCTCGTCAATTCACTGCCATTATCACAGAAGCAGGAGCTGTACGGTTTTCTGCAATATTTTTTCAACAGTCTTGGCAGTGATGGCATCCCTGAGACCAGTGCCCATTTTCAGCAGGCGTTTGGTCATTATGCCAAAACCATAGCGATCATGTGGGTGCTGGGATTATCCATTATTGGGTTGCCTATGATTTTGTTGATGCTCTTCTTAAAAGGAGTCGTGGTTGGTTTCACTGTTGGTTTTTTGGTGAGTCAGCTCCAATGGCAAGGGGTAACATTTGCCATGGTGGGTGTTCTCCCGCAAAATTTATTAGTCGTCCCTGCCCTTTTTATTGTAGGCGTCAGCGGAATTTCGTTCTCGCTTCGACTCATACGGACGAGAGTGCTAAGTAAAAGGGATGTCATCATGCCGCATTTTATGGGCTATACCGTTCTTGTACTTAGCATGCTGGCGGTATTAACGATTGCAGCCTTGTTTGAAACCTTCATCTCCCCAAGGCTGATGCAGCTCGTACTTAATTAAGAATAATTCTCAGGTAAGAACTTATGCATTTGACTTATTCGATGCCCCTCTACTATAATAGGAACAGGTTTCATGCGAGCGGGGAGGGGCATTAATGTTGGAAGAAAAATTAGAGAAAATTAAGCAGCAGTTGCATTCACAAAACTACAAGCTGACACCACAGCGTGAAGCCACTGTTCGCGTGTTGTTGGAGAATGAAGAAGATCATTTGAGTGCGGAAGATGTTTACTTGCTGGTGAAGGATAAAGCACCGGAAATCGGGCTTGCAACCGTATACAGGACATTAGAGCTGTTGAGCGAACTGAAGATCCTTCATAAAATGAATTTTGGCGATGGCGTAGCTCGTTACGATCTTCGTGATGATAATGCTGCCTATCACCATCATCACCTCATTTGCCTTAATTGTGGTACGGTGGATGAAATTTTTGAAGATCTGCTTGTCACAGCAGAAGAAAAAGTCAAGAATGTTTACAACTTTTATATTACCGACCACCGATTGACCTTCTACGGGATCTGCAATCGTTGTGTAGATAAAGTGAACGTGGAGGACTTCAAATAAAGTCGACTTCTCTGGGAACGGAGAAGTTTTTCTTTTTTCCTTGGGAGCTTTTGTAATGGCAGACCTATTCCTGTGGAATCCTAGGAGAGGATCGATTCGAATGGAGTAGGGGACAAGTGCATATAAATGAAAGAAAGTCTGTAAGGAGGCTTACGGATGAAGGTCTCTTATCGCCGCTTGATGGAGGGGCTTCGTTTCTTGCTTTTATTCATTACCTGTACCTTGCTCTCCTATGGCATCATTACATTGCTGGCGGACAAATTTCTCCCGGCAAACCCTTATCATGAACCGCATGGTAACGCGGTGAAGGTAGTAAAAGTGATCAATACCTCTCAGACACAGGATTTTGACGGATATGTCGCACGACTACAGCTCTTTTTTTTAACGGGAGAGTAATGCAGGTTTGAGTTTTTTATCTGGAGAAGCAGGAGTTTCTTTTTCTTTGTGGAAAGCTATACAAGATACTTATCAGCTAGAAGGGGACACTTCATGGACAGTCTGATTGATCAGTTTATTCATTTCCTGACTGTGGAGAAAGGGTTATCGAGAAATACCCTGGAATCCTATCAACGGGATATGGTGGCCTTTACCTCGTATTTACAAGAGCAAGGTGTCACTCGCGTAGAGGATTCTACTCGGACGCACATCATTGGGTACTTACTTGTTTTACGGGAAAAAGGACGTGCTACAGCAACGCTTTCTCGCAACATGGCATCGATACGGGCGTTTTATCAGTTTCTCATTCGGGATAAATACATAGATAAAGATCCATCCATCCATCTGGAAACACCGAAGATCGAGAAACGCTTGCCGAAAGTGCTCTCTGTTGAGGAAGTGGAACGTCTTTTGGAAAGTCCTCCTGTCAATCATCCTGCCGGGCTGCGGGACAAGGCAATGCTTGAGCTCTTATATGCGACAGGCATTCGTGTCTCGGAGTTAGTCAATCTGGATAGTGCTGATGTGAATCTGGATATGGGCTTTGTCAAATGCTTGGGAAAAGGATCAAAAGAGCGAATCATTCCGTTAGGCTCAGTTGCCATTCAAATGGTTCGCCACTATTTGCAGGCAGGGCGCCCCAAGATGGTAAAAGGAACTGGCGATACTGCATTATTTCTGAATCACTTGGGCAAACAAATTACACGGCAAGGTTTTTGGAAAATTATTAAGCGATATGCCCAAAAATCAAACATCCGTGCTGAGATTACACCCCATACGCTTCGCCACTCTTTTGCCACTCATTTATTGGAAAATGGAGCCGATTTGCGCTCTGTTCAAGAGATGCTTGGGCATGCTGATATTTCAACTACCCAGATTTACACACATGTAACCAGAACGCGGATTAAGGATATCTATGCCAAGACACATCCGCGAGCATGAGTATGAAAAAACGATCGACTCCGCCTGATTGTCGGGCGGAGAAAAATTTTCTGAATCAGGTCAGACGTCTGACGACTTGATGATAGAAATGAATGACTGGTAAACAGGAGGCGTTAAGATGCAGTATTCTCGAGTTTTTCTGATCGTCATGGACAGCGTAGGGATTGGCGAACAACCTGATGCGCCTAAGTTCAATGATGCAGGAGCGAATACCTTAGGTCATATTGCGGAACGAGTGGCAGGATTTTCATTGCCCAACCTGCAAAAATTGGGTTTGGGAAATATAGCACCACTAAAAAACGTTGAACCAGTAGCAGCTCCTATGGCCCATTATGGGAAAATGCAGGAAATCTCCATGGGGAAAGATACGACGACGGGTCATTGGGAAATCATGGGTCTGCATGTGTCTACTCCGTTTAACACGTATCCAGACGGATTTCCCCAAGAGTTGATCTCGGAATTTGAGCAGCGTATCGGTCGCAAGGTGCTCGGGAACAAAGTCGCTTCTGGAACAGACATTCTCGACGAGCTTGGCGAAGAGCATATGAAAACGGGTGCAGTGATTGTCTATACATCTGCGGATAGTGTATTCCAGGTGGCAGCACACGAAGAGATCGTTCCGCTTGAAGAGCTGTACCATATTTGCGAGGTAGCCCGTGAGTTGACGCTTCGTGATGAATTCGCCGTTACTCGTGTCATCGCGCGTCCATTTTTGGGGCAGCCAGGCAATTTTAGCCGCACAGCAAATCGTCATGATTATTCCGTGAAACCATTTGCTCCGACAGTCATGAATCGTCTGCAAGATGCTGGTCTTTCTTCTATTGCCATTGGCAAAATCAGCGACATCTACGCTGAAGAGGGTGTTACCCAATCTATCCGTACCAAAGATAACATGGATGGTGTAGATCAAATTTTGGGCACGATGAAACAATCGTTTACGGGACTTTCCTTTGTCAATCTCGTGGACTTCGATGCGAAGTTCGGTCATCGCCGTGATCCAGAAGGGTATGGTCAGGCATTGATGGAGTTCGACGCTCGTATTCCAGAGCTTTTGGAAGCGCTACAAGAAAATGATTTGCTGGTAATCACGGCAGACCATGGTAACGATCCTGTACATCATGGCAGCGACCATACCAGAGAATACGTTCCGCTGCTTGCTTATCACAAGGGTATTCAAGCTGGACAACATTTGGGTATCCGCGAGACATTTGCGGACTTGGGTGCGACCATCGCAGACAATTTTGGAGTAACTGCTCCCGTGATTGGGAAGAGCTTCCTTAATCGTTTATAAAGGTAAAGTAAAAATAAACATTTATATAATAGAAGAAACACAAAAAAGGAGAGAGTTAAATTGGCAAATTTCCATGACGCAGTAGCATATATCGAACCGAAATTGACAGAAAAACCAACCATTGGTCTCGTACTCGGATCAGGACTTGGTGTATTGGCAGATGAAATCGAAAACCCAGTGATCATTCCTTATCATGAAATCCCTGGCTTCACTGTGTCCACCGTTGTCGGCCACAAAGGACAACTCGTGATTGGTAAGCTGCAAGGCAAACAAGTCGTTGCCATGCAAGGTCGTTTCCACTTTTATGAGGGGCATGGACTGGATGCTGTTGTTTTCCCAATCCGTGTCATGAAGCTGCTCGGCGTAGAGACTATTATGGTGACCAATGCGGCTGGCGGAATTAACGAAGGCTACAATCCAGGCGACCTCATGCTGATTTCCGATCACATCAACATGACGTTCCGCAATCCTTTGATCGGTGCAAATGATGAACAACTGGGAGCGCGTTTCCCGGATATGTCTGAGGCTTATTCCAAACAGCTCCGCAAGCTCGCTCATGAAGTTGCGTCCGAGCAAGGAATCCAGCTTCGTGAAGGTGTATACGCAGGTTTGCTAGGTCCTTCCTACGAAACTCCTGCGGAAATCCGTATGCTTCGCCTGTTAGGCGGGGATGCTGTAGGGATGTCAACTGTACCAGAAGTAATCGTGGCACGACACATGGGTGTGAAGGTGCTCGGTATTTCGTGCATTAGCAACATGGCAGCAGGTATTTTGGAACAGCCTCTGTCCCATGATGAAGTTATGGAAACAACAGAGAAGGTCAAATCTCAATTCTTGGCTCTGGTCAACGGTATCGTAGCCAAACTGTAAGTAACGGATTCGGAGGGATTAACAATGCGTATGGTCGATATGATCGCCAAAAAACGTGATGGCGGAGAACTGACAACAGAAGAGATTCAATTTCTGGTGACAGGCTATACAGATGGAAGTATTCCTGACTACCAAATGTCCGCATGGGCAATGGCAGTCTTTTTCCGTGGCATGACGGCGAGAGAGACGGGAGATCTAACCTTGGCAATGGCAGGGTCAGGCGAACAGCTTGACCTGTCTTCTCTACAAGGAATTAAGGTAGACAAGCATAGTACAGGCGGAGTAGGGGACAAAACTACTCTTGTTGTTGCGCCACTGGTAGCGGCAGCGGGTATTCCTGTGGCAAAAATGTCTGGAAGAGGCCTTGGATACTCAGGAGGCACTATCGACAAGTTGGAGTCCTTCGCAGGTTTTGAAGTAGAGCGCACACGCGAGCAATTTTTGCAGCAGGTGCGTGATATTGGCGTGTCCGTAATCGGACAGTCTGGCAATCTGACACCTGCCGATAAGAAGCTGTATGCTCTACGTGACGTGACAGCTACTGTAGAGGCTGTGCCGTTGATTGCAAGCTCCATTATGTCCAAGAAGATTGCGGCTGGAGCAGATGCCATCCTGCTTGACGTAAAAGTAGGGAAGGGCGCTTTCATGAAAAGCATTGAAGAGGCAGAGACGTTAGCAAATGCGATGGTTGCAATCGGCAGCCAAGTAGGACGTAAAACGGTGGCGGTTATCAGCGATATGAACCAGCCGCTTGGCTTTGCTGTGGGCAATGCACTGGAAGTGAAAGAAGCGGTGGAGACACTTGCAGGTAGAGGTCCACGCGATTTGACCGAGCTGGTGTTGTCTATTGGTTCCCGTATGCTTGTAATGGGGGGCCTTGTTGGTGATGTGGAAGAAGGACGCAAGAAGCTCGAAGACCTGATGGCTTCCGGAAAGGCAGTAGATAAACTGGCGGAAATGGTAGAAGCTCAAGGCGGCAATAAGCAGGACGTCTATGATTTGTCTCGTCTGCCGCAAGCAAAGATCATTCATACCGTTACAGCCGAACAGGACGGCTTTGTAA
The window above is part of the Brevibacillus brevis NBRC 100599 genome. Proteins encoded here:
- a CDS encoding pyrimidine-nucleoside phosphorylase — its product is MRMVDMIAKKRDGGELTTEEIQFLVTGYTDGSIPDYQMSAWAMAVFFRGMTARETGDLTLAMAGSGEQLDLSSLQGIKVDKHSTGGVGDKTTLVVAPLVAAAGIPVAKMSGRGLGYSGGTIDKLESFAGFEVERTREQFLQQVRDIGVSVIGQSGNLTPADKKLYALRDVTATVEAVPLIASSIMSKKIAAGADAILLDVKVGKGAFMKSIEEAETLANAMVAIGSQVGRKTVAVISDMNQPLGFAVGNALEVKEAVETLAGRGPRDLTELVLSIGSRMLVMGGLVGDVEEGRKKLEDLMASGKAVDKLAEMVEAQGGNKQDVYDLSRLPQAKIIHTVTAEQDGFVSAIDAEAIGHASVVLGAGRLTKEMPIDLAVGLVLHKKRGDQVKAGEVLVTIHANEDQLLKNALKEMEGAFQISTAIDGEQPLIYKIIEA